One genomic region from Methanocaldococcus fervens AG86 encodes:
- a CDS encoding 50S ribosomal protein L21e: protein MVQMSEGFRRKTRKKLSKHPRERGLYPITRALREFKEGEYVHIVIDPSVHKGMPHPRFHGRTGVVVGKQGRAFIVRVRDGGKYKQIIAYPQHLRPATA from the coding sequence ATGGTTCAAATGAGTGAAGGATTTAGAAGAAAAACAAGAAAGAAATTATCAAAACACCCAAGAGAAAGAGGACTTTATCCAATAACAAGAGCTTTAAGGGAGTTTAAAGAAGGAGAGTATGTACACATAGTTATAGACCCATCAGTCCACAAGGGAATGCCACACCCAAGATTCCACGGAAGAACTGGAGTTGTTGTTGGTAAGCAGGGAAGAGCATTTATTGTTAGAGTAAGAGATGGAGGAAAATACAAGCAAATAATTGCCTACCCACAGCATTTAAGACCTGCTACAGCTTAA